From the genome of Streptacidiphilus sp. PB12-B1b:
GAAGAAGACGATCAGCAGGAAGTCGACGGCCATGTAGAGCGGTTTGTCGCTCTTGGTCATGTTCCGCGTGATCCACTCGGCCCAGCCCTTGCTCTGCGAGCCGCTCAACTGGACGACCAGGGCCGGGATGTACAGCAGCGAGCTGGCGAAGATGACCGGGATCACACCCGCCTGGTTGACCTTCAGCGGGATGTAGGTCGAGGTGCCGCCGTAGGCCCGGCGGCCGATCATGCGCTTCGCGTACTGGACCGGGATGCGGCGCTGGGCCTGCTCCACGAAGACCACCAGGCCGACCATGCACAGGCCCATGGCCAGGACGAACACGAAGGTCGCCCAGCCCTTCTCGGCCTTGATGTTCCACAGCGAGGCGGGGAAGCCGGAGGCGACCGAGGTGAAGATCAGGATCGACATGCCGTTGCCGATGCCGCGGTCGGTGATCAGCTCGCCCAGCCACATGATCACCACGGTGCCCGCGGTCATGGTGATGACCATGGTGGCGATGGTGAAGACGGACTGGTTGGGGACGATCTTGGCCACGTCGCAGCTGGGGCCGGCGCCGCTGAACAGCGCGCCGCTGGAGGCCGTGGCGACGATGCCGGTCGCCTGCAGGATCGCCAGGGCGATGGTCAGGTAACGGGTGTACTGCGTGATCTTCGTCTGCCCGGCCTGACCCTCCTGCTTGAGGGCGTCCAGACGCGGGATCACCACGGTCAGCAGCTGAAGGATGATGCTGGACGTGATGTAGGGCATGATGCCCAGCGCGAAGATGGTGATCTGCAGCAGAGCGCCGCCACTGAACAGGTTGACCAGGCCGAGGAGCTGGTTGGAGCTCGACGGGTTGCCGATACATGCCTGGACAGCCGAGAAGTCCACCCCGGGAACGGGGATGTGAGCGCCCATCCGGAAGACGGCGATGATGCCCAGCGTGAACAGCAGCTTCTTGCGCAGGTCGGGCGTCTTGAACGCCCGGGCGAACGCGGTGAGCACGGTGCCTCCTGCAGCTCCCTGCCGAGAGCGGCGGGAGGGACGGTGTATCTGGGCCCAGCACGGATGGGAGCGGGGCCGGACGATGGTGGGTACCACCCGAGGGCGGCGGCTCGCAGACAGAGAGTGCGCCAGCCTACAAGTGGACTCCACGGACTCTAACAGTCCGTGGCCACTCGAATGAAGCGCGTGCCCGCATGCATCTCGACGTCTTCGGCGCTCCCGGGCCCGGTGCGGCCCGCCGTGGACGCAGTTGTCACCCTTCGTCCCGGGCCCGGCGGCGACCCGCCGAACGACGACAAGCCTCGGGCCCGCCCCTCGAAAGAGGGACGGGCCCGAGGCCGTGCGCTGCGACGGCGGTCAGCCGGGCTGGGAGGCGGTGCCTCAGATCAGCTCGGTGACCGTGCCGCCGGCGGCGGTGATCTTCTGCGCGGCGGAGCCGGAGACGGCGTCAACCGAAACCTGCAGCGCCACGGTCAGCTCACCGGTGCCCAGCACCTTGACGAGCGAGTTCTTGCGAACCGCGCCCTTGGCGACCAGGTCCTCGACGGTGACCTCGCCACCCTCGGGGTAGAGCGCACCGAGCTTGTCCAGGTTCACGACCTGGAACTCCACGCGGAACGGGTTCTTGAAGCCCTTGAGCTTCGGCAGGCGCATGTGGAGGGGCATCTGGCCACCCTCGAAGCGCGCGGGAACCTGGTAACGCGCCTTGGTGCCCTTGGTACCACGACCGGCGGTCTTGCCCTTGGATGCCTCACCACGACCGACACGGGTCTTGGCGGTCTTGGCACCGGGGGCGGGCCGCAGGTTGTGGATCTTCAGCGGGTTCTGCTCCGCCATTTCAGTCCACCTCCTCGACCGTGACGAGGTGGCGGACGGTCTGGGCCATCCCGCGGATCTCGGGACGGTCCTCCTTCACGACCACGTCGTGCATGCGCTTGAGGCCAAGCGAACGCAGGGTGTCACGGTGGTTCTGCTTGCTGCCGATGTAGGACTTGGTCTGCGTGATCTTCAGGCGAGCCATTACGCAGCCCCCTGCCCGGCAGCACGCGCACGCAGCAGGGCTGCGGGAGCGACATCCTCGAGCGGCAGCCCACGACGGGCGGCGATCTCCTCGGGGCGCGAAAGGCCCTTCAGCGCCGCGACCGTGGCGTGCACGATGTTGATCGCGTTGTCGGAGCCCAGGGACTTCGACAGGATGTCGTGGACACCGGCGCACTCGAGCACGGCGCGCACGGGACCACCGGCGATGACACCGGTACCCGGCGAAGCCGGCTTGAGCAGGACGACGCCCGCGGCCTTCTCACCCTGGATCGGGTGGGGAATGGTGCCCTGGATGCGGGGAACCTTGAAGAAGTTCTTCTTCGCTTCCTCGACACCCTTGGCGATGGCCGCGGGAACTTCCTTGGCCTTGCCGTAACCGACACCTACGGTGCCGTCACCGTCGCCCACCACGACCAGCGCGGTGAAGCTGAAACGACGACCACCCTTGACAACCTTGGCGACACGGTTGATTGCGACAACGCGCTCGACGTACGCGGTCTTCTCGACGACGGGAGCGCCGTCACGACCATCCCGCTTACGGTCTCGCCGCTCGCCACCGCCGGTGCCGCCGCCGGCGCCGCTACCGCGGCGCTGGGGTCCAGCCATTGGATTTACCTCTCTCGTTTACGTCCGCCAGCTTGGGCGAGCGGGTCAGAAGTCGAGCCCGGCCTCGCGGGCGGCGTCCGCCAGAGCGGCGATGCGCCCGGCGTACTGGTTGCCCGCGCGGTCAAAGACGACCGACTCGACACCGGCAGCCTTGGCGCGCTCAGCGACCAGGGCCCCGACCTTCTTTGCCTGCTCGGTCTTGTCACCTTCGACGCCCTTGATGGACACGTCGAGGGTGGACGCCGAAGCCAGCGTGTGGCCCGCGAGGTCGTCGATCACCTGCGCCACGATGTGGCGGTTGGAACGAGACACGACCAGGCGCGGACGCACCGGCGTACCGGAGACGCGCTTGCGGACGCGGATGGCGCGGCGCTTGCGGGCGGCGGCCTTGTAACCGTTGCCCTTGCCGATCTTCACACCGACACTCATGGGTTACTTACCACTCTTTCCGACCTTGCGGCGGATGACCTCGCCGGCGTACTTGACACCCTTGGCCTTGTACGGGTCGGGCTTACGCAGCTTGCGAATCTTCGCAGCCACCTCGCCAACCTGCTGCTTGTCGATGCCGTCCACGTGGAACTTGGTGGGCGACTCGACCACGAAGGCGATGCCTTCGGGGGCCTCGATGATGATCGGGTGGCTGTAGCCGAGCGCGAACTCCATGGAGGAGCCCTTCGCTGCGACGCGGTAGCCGACGCCGCTGATCTCGAGCGACTTGCGGTAGCCCGCGGTCACGCCGGTGATCATGTTCGCCACCAGCGTGCGGGTCAGGCCGTGCAGGGCCTTAGACATACGCTCGTCGTTGGGGCGGGTGACGAGCAGAGTGCCGTCCTCACCCTTGGCGATGTCGATCGGCGCGGCAACGGTGTGGGCAAGGGAACCCTTGGGGCCCTTGACCGAGACCGTGCGGCCATCGATGGTGACGTCCACGCCGGCGGGAACCGGGATGGGCAGCCGTCCAATGCGAGACATTGCTGTACCTCCGTTTCCCTTAGTTACCAGACGTAGGCGAGGACTTCCCCACCCACGCCCTTCTTGGCTGCCTGCTGTCCGGTGAGCAGACCGGCGGACGTGGAGATGATCGCCACGCCCAGACCGCCGAGCACCTTCGGCATGCTGGTGGACTTGGTGTAGACCCGCAGACCCGGCTTGGAGATCCGCTTGATGCCCGCGATCGAGCGCTCACGGTTGGGGCCGAACTTGAGGTCGATGGTCAGCTTCTTGCCGACCTCGCCCTCCTTGGGCTCCTCAACCTTCCATCCCGTGATGTAGCCCTCCTGCTGGAGGATCTCGGCGATGTGGGTCTTGATCTTGCTGTGGGGCATCACGACAGTGTCGTGGTAGGCCGAGTTCGCGTTTCGCAGACGCGTCAGCATGTCTGCGATCGGGTCGGTCATGGTCATGATGGCCTGTGGCCTCTCTCACCGCGGTTTCCCGAAGCGCGCAGCCCGGGGATGAACCAGAGCGGGCGCGGCGCGGGGACCTGCGGCGTAGTTGATCATGTACTGCGTAAGACGAATCAGGGGCGCAGGGCCCCGACCCCACTACCTTACGGGAATCCCTGCGGAGTTCCCAAAACGGTCGTGGGGCCGGGGGCCCTGCGGACCCGCGTGCGTACCGCGAACTACCTGACTACCAGGAGCTCTTGGTGACGCCCGGCAGCTCGCCGCGGTGGGCCATCTCACGAAGGCACACACGGCACAGGCCGAACTTGCGGTACACGGAGTGCGGGCGGCCGCAGCGCTGGCAACGGGTGTAACCCCGGACGCCGAACTTCGGCTTGCGCTCCGACTTCGCAATGAGGGACTTCTTAGCCATGTGCTCAGTTCTCCTTGAACGGGAAGCCAAGGGCACGCAGCAGCGCCCGGCCCTCGTCGTCGGTCTGGGCAGTGGTGACCACGGTGATGTCCATGCCCCGCTCGCGGTCGACCTTGTCCTGGTCGATCTCGTGGAACATGACCTGCTCGGTCAGACCGAAGGTGTAGTTGCCCTTGCCGTCGAACTGCTTCGGCGACAGGCCGCGGAAGTCGCGGATACGCGGGAGCGCCAGCGAGACCAGACGGTCCAGGAACTCCCACATGCGGTCGCCGCGGAGCGTGACGTGGGTGCCGATCGGCTGGCCCTCACGCAGCTTGAACTGCGCGATGGACTTCCGGGCCTTGGTCACGGTCGGCTTCTGGCCGGTGATCGCGGTGAGGTCCTTGACGGCGCCGTCGATCAGCTTGGAGTCGCGGGCGGCGTCGCCCACACCCATGTTGACCACGACCTTGACCAGGCCGGGGATCAGCATGACGTTCTCGTAGGAGAACTGCTCCTGCAGCTGGCCCTTGATCTCGGAGCGGTAGCGCTCCTTGAGACGGGGGGCCACCTTCTCAACAGAGGTGTCGGTCATCAGATGTCCTCACCGGTTCGCTTGGCAACGCGGATCTTGTTGCCCTCGTCATCGAAGCGGTAACCGACGCGGGTGACGACCTTCTTGCCGTCCTTCTCCACGACGAGCTGAACGTTGCTCACGTGGATCGGGGCCTCAGTGGTCACGATGCCGCCGGTCTGGGCACCACGGGCGGTCTGGCCGACCTTGGTGTGCTTCTTGACCCGGTTGACACCCTCGACCAGGACGCGGTTCTCAGTGGGGATGGCCTGGATGACCTTGCCCTGCTTGCCCTTGTCCTTGCCGGTGATGACCTGGACCAGGTCACCCTTCTTGATCTTCATGCTGTTCGCCATGGTTAGAGCACCTCCGGCGCAAGCGAGATGATCTTCATGAACTTCTTGTCGCGCAGCTCGCGGCCCACCGGGCCGAAGATGCGGGTTCCGCGCGGGTCACCATCGGTGTTCTTGAGGATGACCGCGGCGTTCTCGTCGAAACGGATGTAGGAACCGTCCGGACGACGGCGCTCCTTCACGGTGCGGACGATGACGGCCTTGACCACATCGCCCTTCTTCACGTTGCCACCGGGGATCGCGTCCTTGACGGTGGCGACGATGACGTCACCGATGCCCGCGTAGCGTCGGCCGGAGCCACCGAGAACACGGATGCAAAGGATCTCCTTCGCACCAGTGTTGTCGGCGACACGCAGTCGCGACTCCTGCTGGATCACAGCTTTCTCCTGATCGTCAACGATCGGGACCGGGCCGGCCCGCTGCTCACCCGAGCGCTCCTGGGAGCCCCGGGCACATACGAGCCGCGCCCAATCGCGTTCGTTACTACTTGGCCTTCTCGAGGATCTCGACGACGCGCCAGCGCTTCGTCGCGGACAGCGGCCGGGTCTCCATGAGGAGGACGCGGTCGCCGATACCCGCGGCGTTGGCCTCGTCGTGCGCCTTCAGCTTGTTCGTACGGCGGATGACCTTGCCGTACAGCGCGTGCTTGACGCGGTCCTCGACGGCGACGACGACGGTCTTGTCCATCTTGTCGCTGACGACCAGACCCTCACGGGTCTTGCGGAAGCCGCGTGCTTCTTCGTTGGTGTTCTCAGTCATCAGGCGTTCTCCACCGTCTCGATGCCCAGCTCGCGCTCGCGCATCAGGGTGTAGATCCGCGCGATCTGCTTCTTCACGAGCGGAAGCCGTCCGTGGTTGTCGAGCTGCCCGGTCGCCGCCTGGAAGCGGAGGTTGAACAGCTCCTCCTTCGCCTCACGGAGCTTGGCGACGAGTGCCTCGTCGTCCAGCTCGCGAAGCTCTGCAGCCTTGGTGGTGGCCGACATCAGCTCTCACCTGCCTCGCGCCGGACAATCCGGCACTTCATCGGAAGCTTGTGCGCGGCGCGGGTGAGCGCCTCGCGGGCAATCTTCTCGTTCGGGTACGACAACTCGAACATCACGCGTCCGGGGTGCACGTTGGCGATCCACCACTCCGGCGAACCCTTGCCGGAACCCATGCGGGTCTCGGCCGGCTTCTTGGTGAGGGGACGGTCCGGGTAGATGTTGATCCAGACCTTGCCGCCACGCTTGATGTGACGGGTGATGGAGATACGAGCGGACTCGATCTGCCGGTTCGTCACGTACGCCGGGGAGACGGCCTGCAGGCCGTACTCGCCGAACGCCAATTCGGTACCGCCCTTAGCCATGCCACGCCGCTTGGGGTGGTGCTGCTTGCGGTGCTTGACCCTGCGAGGGATCAGCATGGGGTCAGGCCTCCGATCCAGTGTCAGTCGAGGGAGCGGCCTCGGCCGGAGCCTCGGTCACCGCGGCCGGAGCCTCGGTGGCGGGACGACGGCCACGGCCACCGCGCTCGCCGCCGGCGGGGCGCTCGCCACCGCGACGGGGGCGCTCGCCCGGGCCGCCCGCGCGGGGCGGACGGTTGCCGGCCTTGGCGGCGGCGTTGTCGGCACGGACCTCGGCGATGTTCTTGACGTCGCCCTTGTAGATCCAGACCTTCACGCCGATGCGGCCGAAGGTGGTCTTGGCCTCGAAGAAGCCGTAGTCCACGTTGGCGCGCAGGGTGTGCAGGGGCACGCGGCCCTCGCGGTAGAACTCGGAGCGGGACATCTCAGCGCCGCCGAGACGACCGGAGCACTGGATCTTGATGCCCTTGGCGCCGGACTTCATCGTGCCCTGCATGCTCTTGCGCATGGCCCGACGGAAGGAGACGCGGGAGGACAGCTGCTCCGCGACGCCCTGAGCCACGAGCTGGGCGTCCAGCTCGGGGTTCTTGACCTCGAGGATGTTCAGCTGGACCTGCTTGCCGGTCAGCTTCTCGAGGTCGCCGCGGATGCGGTCGGCCTCGGTGCCGCGACGGCCGATGACGATGCCGGGACGGGCGGTGTGGATGTCCACCCGCACGCGGTCACGGGTGCGCTCGATCTCCACCTTCGAGATGCCGGCGCGCTCCATGCCGGACGTCATCATCCGACGGATGGCGACGTCTTCCTTGACGTAGTCCTTGTACAGCTTGTCGGCGTACCAGCGGGACTTGAAGTCCGTGGTGATGCCGAGGCGGAACCCATGCGGGTTAACCTTCTGGCCCATTACCGGGTCCCTTCCTTCGACGCGAGAACCACGGTGATGTGGCTCGTCCGCTTGCGGATCCGGTACGCGCGGCCCTGGGCCCGCGGACGGAAACGCTTCAGAGTCGGGCCCTCGTCGACGTACGCCTCAGCGACGTACAGCGATTCCACGTTGTTGTGGTTGTAGTTGTGCTTGGCGTTGGCAATGGCGCTGTCGAGCACCTTGCCGACCGGCACGCTGGCGGCCTGCGGAGCGAAACGCAGGACCGCCTGGGCCTCCGTGGCATTCATGCCACGGATGAGGTCCACCACGCGGCGGGCCTTCATGGGCGTTACACGGATGTACCGTGCCGCTGCCCTGGCTTCCATGGTTGTCCCCTTGTTGGTGTCTGTCATGGTCTTCGCTTTCCGCAGATCAGCGACGACGCGACTTACGGTCGTCCTTCTCGTGGCCGCGGAAGGTGCGGGTCGGCGCGAACTCGCCGAGCTTGTGGCCGACCATCGACTCGGTGACGAACACCGGGACGTGCTTGCGACCGTCGTGCACCGCGAGGGTGTGGCCCAGCATCGCCGGCACGATCATGGAGCGGCGGGACCAGGTCTTGATGACGTTCTGGGTACCTGCTTCGTTCTGTACGTCCACCTTCTTCATCAGGTGGTCGTCGACGAAGGGCCCCTTCTTGAGGCTGCGCGGCATCGAGACTGCTCCTAGCGCTTCTTGTTCGTCTTGCGGCGGCGGACGATGTACTTGTTGGACGCCTTCTTCGGCGAACGAGTACGACCCTCCTTCTGACCCCACGGCGAAACCGGGTGGCGACCACCGGAGGTCTTGCCCTCACCACCACCGTGCGGGTGGTCGATCGGGTTCATGGCGACACCGCGCACGGTCGGGCGAACGCCCTTCCAGCGCATACGGCCGGCCTTGCCCCAGTTGATGTTCGACTGCTCGGCGTTGCCGACCTCGCCAATGGTGGCGCGGCAGCGGGCGTCGACCAGGCGGACCTCGCCGGAGGGCATGCGGAGGTGGGCGTAGACGCCCTCCTTCGCCAGCAGCTGCACGGAGGAACCCGCGGAACGGGCGATCTTCGCGCCGCCGCCGGGCCGGAGCTCGATGGCGTGGATGACCGTACCGACCGGGATGTTGCGCAGCGGCAGGTTGTTGCCGGGCTTGATGTCGGCCGCGGGGCCGTTCTCCACCCGGTCGCCCTGGCCCA
Proteins encoded in this window:
- the secY gene encoding preprotein translocase subunit SecY, yielding MLTAFARAFKTPDLRKKLLFTLGIIAVFRMGAHIPVPGVDFSAVQACIGNPSSSNQLLGLVNLFSGGALLQITIFALGIMPYITSSIILQLLTVVIPRLDALKQEGQAGQTKITQYTRYLTIALAILQATGIVATASSGALFSGAGPSCDVAKIVPNQSVFTIATMVITMTAGTVVIMWLGELITDRGIGNGMSILIFTSVASGFPASLWNIKAEKGWATFVFVLAMGLCMVGLVVFVEQAQRRIPVQYAKRMIGRRAYGGTSTYIPLKVNQAGVIPVIFASSLLYIPALVVQLSGSQSKGWAEWITRNMTKSDKPLYMAVDFLLIVFFAFFYVAISFNPEEVADNMKKYGGFIPGIRAGRPTAEYLNYVLTRITWPGSLYLGLIAMVPLIALGAFGASQSFPFGGTSILIVVGVGLETVKQIESQLQQRNYEGFLR
- the rplO gene encoding 50S ribosomal protein L15 gives rise to the protein MAEQNPLKIHNLRPAPGAKTAKTRVGRGEASKGKTAGRGTKGTKARYQVPARFEGGQMPLHMRLPKLKGFKNPFRVEFQVVNLDKLGALYPEGGEVTVEDLVAKGAVRKNSLVKVLGTGELTVALQVSVDAVSGSAAQKITAAGGTVTELI
- the rpmD gene encoding 50S ribosomal protein L30; this translates as MARLKITQTKSYIGSKQNHRDTLRSLGLKRMHDVVVKEDRPEIRGMAQTVRHLVTVEEVD
- the rpsE gene encoding 30S ribosomal protein S5; its protein translation is MAGPQRRGSGAGGGTGGGERRDRKRDGRDGAPVVEKTAYVERVVAINRVAKVVKGGRRFSFTALVVVGDGDGTVGVGYGKAKEVPAAIAKGVEEAKKNFFKVPRIQGTIPHPIQGEKAAGVVLLKPASPGTGVIAGGPVRAVLECAGVHDILSKSLGSDNAINIVHATVAALKGLSRPEEIAARRGLPLEDVAPAALLRARAAGQGAA
- the rplR gene encoding 50S ribosomal protein L18; the protein is MSVGVKIGKGNGYKAAARKRRAIRVRKRVSGTPVRPRLVVSRSNRHIVAQVIDDLAGHTLASASTLDVSIKGVEGDKTEQAKKVGALVAERAKAAGVESVVFDRAGNQYAGRIAALADAAREAGLDF
- the rplF gene encoding 50S ribosomal protein L6; translation: MSRIGRLPIPVPAGVDVTIDGRTVSVKGPKGSLAHTVAAPIDIAKGEDGTLLVTRPNDERMSKALHGLTRTLVANMITGVTAGYRKSLEISGVGYRVAAKGSSMEFALGYSHPIIIEAPEGIAFVVESPTKFHVDGIDKQQVGEVAAKIRKLRKPDPYKAKGVKYAGEVIRRKVGKSGK
- the rpsH gene encoding 30S ribosomal protein S8, which encodes MTMTDPIADMLTRLRNANSAYHDTVVMPHSKIKTHIAEILQQEGYITGWKVEEPKEGEVGKKLTIDLKFGPNRERSIAGIKRISKPGLRVYTKSTSMPKVLGGLGVAIISTSAGLLTGQQAAKKGVGGEVLAYVW
- a CDS encoding type Z 30S ribosomal protein S14, with amino-acid sequence MAKKSLIAKSERKPKFGVRGYTRCQRCGRPHSVYRKFGLCRVCLREMAHRGELPGVTKSSW
- the rplE gene encoding 50S ribosomal protein L5 produces the protein MTDTSVEKVAPRLKERYRSEIKGQLQEQFSYENVMLIPGLVKVVVNMGVGDAARDSKLIDGAVKDLTAITGQKPTVTKARKSIAQFKLREGQPIGTHVTLRGDRMWEFLDRLVSLALPRIRDFRGLSPKQFDGKGNYTFGLTEQVMFHEIDQDKVDRERGMDITVVTTAQTDDEGRALLRALGFPFKEN
- the rplX gene encoding 50S ribosomal protein L24 translates to MKIKKGDLVQVITGKDKGKQGKVIQAIPTENRVLVEGVNRVKKHTKVGQTARGAQTGGIVTTEAPIHVSNVQLVVEKDGKKVVTRVGYRFDDEGNKIRVAKRTGEDI
- the rplN gene encoding 50S ribosomal protein L14, with product MIQQESRLRVADNTGAKEILCIRVLGGSGRRYAGIGDVIVATVKDAIPGGNVKKGDVVKAVIVRTVKERRRPDGSYIRFDENAAVILKNTDGDPRGTRIFGPVGRELRDKKFMKIISLAPEVL
- the rpsQ gene encoding 30S ribosomal protein S17 — encoded protein: MTENTNEEARGFRKTREGLVVSDKMDKTVVVAVEDRVKHALYGKVIRRTNKLKAHDEANAAGIGDRVLLMETRPLSATKRWRVVEILEKAK
- the rpmC gene encoding 50S ribosomal protein L29; this translates as MSATTKAAELRELDDEALVAKLREAKEELFNLRFQAATGQLDNHGRLPLVKKQIARIYTLMRERELGIETVENA
- the rplP gene encoding 50S ribosomal protein L16 — translated: MLIPRRVKHRKQHHPKRRGMAKGGTELAFGEYGLQAVSPAYVTNRQIESARISITRHIKRGGKVWINIYPDRPLTKKPAETRMGSGKGSPEWWIANVHPGRVMFELSYPNEKIAREALTRAAHKLPMKCRIVRREAGES
- the rpsC gene encoding 30S ribosomal protein S3, translating into MGQKVNPHGFRLGITTDFKSRWYADKLYKDYVKEDVAIRRMMTSGMERAGISKVEIERTRDRVRVDIHTARPGIVIGRRGTEADRIRGDLEKLTGKQVQLNILEVKNPELDAQLVAQGVAEQLSSRVSFRRAMRKSMQGTMKSGAKGIKIQCSGRLGGAEMSRSEFYREGRVPLHTLRANVDYGFFEAKTTFGRIGVKVWIYKGDVKNIAEVRADNAAAKAGNRPPRAGGPGERPRRGGERPAGGERGGRGRRPATEAPAAVTEAPAEAAPSTDTGSEA
- the rplV gene encoding 50S ribosomal protein L22; this translates as MEARAAARYIRVTPMKARRVVDLIRGMNATEAQAVLRFAPQAASVPVGKVLDSAIANAKHNYNHNNVESLYVAEAYVDEGPTLKRFRPRAQGRAYRIRKRTSHITVVLASKEGTR
- the rpsS gene encoding 30S ribosomal protein S19; this encodes MPRSLKKGPFVDDHLMKKVDVQNEAGTQNVIKTWSRRSMIVPAMLGHTLAVHDGRKHVPVFVTESMVGHKLGEFAPTRTFRGHEKDDRKSRRR
- the rplB gene encoding 50S ribosomal protein L2; protein product: MGIRKYKPTTPGRRGSSVADFVEITRSEPEKSLVRPLHSKGGRNNAGRVTVRHQGGGHKRAYRVIDFRRHDKDGVPAKVAHIEYDPNRTARIALLHYADGEKRYIIAPAKLGQGDRVENGPAADIKPGNNLPLRNIPVGTVIHAIELRPGGGAKIARSAGSSVQLLAKEGVYAHLRMPSGEVRLVDARCRATIGEVGNAEQSNINWGKAGRMRWKGVRPTVRGVAMNPIDHPHGGGEGKTSGGRHPVSPWGQKEGRTRSPKKASNKYIVRRRKTNKKR